The Sesamum indicum cultivar Zhongzhi No. 13 linkage group LG6, S_indicum_v1.0, whole genome shotgun sequence genome has a segment encoding these proteins:
- the LOC105164287 gene encoding probable trehalose-phosphate phosphatase F gives MDLKSTNASPVLADPAPINKSRLGIHSSLLPYSQSGSSFSTSILTRKKPAKLDDVQSNGWLDAMQSSSPPRKKALKDSNNIDIVSDEAEITYQSWLVRYPSALNSFQMLMDRARNRKLVMFLDYDGTLSPIVDDPDRAFMSSEMRSALNSVAKHFPTAIISGRSRDKVYELVGLTELYYAGSHGMDIMFPAKDMVSKNHVNCVKYTDSEGKEVNLFQPASEFLPVINEVFRKLDEIVRDIKGAKVENHKFCVSVHYRNVDENSWPVIAQFVHDILKDYPRLRLTHGRKVLEVRPKINWDKGKAVEFLLESLGFSSSDDVLPIYIGDDRTDEDAFKVLRERNRGYGILVSAVPKESNAFFSLRDTSEVQGFLESLVRMARDGGTMKERRPEPSGYYTD, from the exons ATGGACTTGAAGTCGACAAACGCGTCTCCAGTTCTCGCCGATCCGGCCCCAATAAACAAGTCGAGACTGGGGATCCATTCTAGCCTCTTGCCTTACTCACAATCAGGGTCGTCATTCTCGACTAGCATCCTCACTAGGAAAAAGCCGGCAAAACTCGACGATGTTCAGTCCAATGGCTGGCTCGACGCGATGCAATCTTCCTCCCCACCACGGAAGAAGGCCCTCAAAGACAGCAACAACATTGACATTGTTTCTGATGAAGCAGAAATCACATACCAGTCTTGGCTG GTTAGATATCCGTCCGCTCTCAACTCCTTCCAAATGTTGATGGATCGTGCAAGGAATAGGAAGTTAGTCATGTTCTTAGATTACGACGGAACGCTTTCCCCAATTGTGGACGACCCCGATCGAGCCTTTATGTCGAGCGAA ATGCGCTCTGCTTTAAATAGTGTAGCAAAACATTTTCCAACAGCCATCATTAGTGGAAGAAGCCGTGATAAG GTCTATGAATTGGTAGGACTAACAGAACTTTACTATGCCGGCAGTCATGGAATGGACATCATGTTTCCCGCCAAAGATATGGTGTCCAAAAACCATGTAAATTGTGTCAAGTATACTGACAGTGAG GGCAAGGAGGTGAATCTCTTCCAGCCCGCTAGTGAATTTTTGCCCGTGATCAACGAG GTTTTCAGAAAACTTGATGAGATTGTCAGAGACATCAAAGGTGCAAAGGTTGAGAACCATAAATTTTGCGTCTCTGTACATTACCGTAACGTAGATGAGAAT AGTTGGCCTGTAATTGCACAATTTGTTCATGACATTCTGAAGGATTATCCTCGATTGCGCCTAACTCACGGGCGAAAG GTTTTGGAGGTCCGTCCCAAGATCAATTGGGACAAAGGAAAAGCCGTTGAATTCCTTCTTGAATCTCTAG GATTTAGTAGCAGTGACGACGTGCTCCCCATTTACATCGGTGATGACAGGACTGACGAAGATGCATTCAAG GTGTTGAGGGAGAGGAATCGCGGTTATGGAATCCTAGTGTCAGCCGTCCCAAAGGAAAGCAACGCTTTCTTCTCATTGAGGGATACTTCTGAG GTCCAGGGATTCCTCGAATCCCTCGTGAGGATGGCGCGAGACGGTGGAACGATGAAGGAGAGGAGGCCAGAACCATCTGGCTATTATACAGATTAA
- the LOC105164428 gene encoding protein INAPERTURATE POLLEN1, whose amino-acid sequence MFKSALFGRKKTTTRPFADFYNDWSTTLATTLLPQLRRALSSFPVSPAVLSTQVDAVYNHFHAYYTALDQAAAADVAQCLYPEWRNSLEKPFLWLGDLHPYLFTNLLRSFLEDQESSQDENDDFGYDVTSVKESLYTSWHVAAAWRSPSKALTARIDQIACGLRLMVPALAARARHAQAKLVRNVGAEWGRKEGVLKAAVAEAVAAEMEELVGVVVDANRLRRSVLADVLSVTSVYQAASFLEAVAQFLVGFRDEKLLREFDKCEKAIT is encoded by the coding sequence ATGTTCAAATCCGCTCTCTTTGGACGCAAGAAAACCACCACAAGGCCCTTCGCCGACTTCTACAATGATTGGTCCACCACCCTAGCCACCACCCTCCTCCCCCAGCTTCGCCGCGCCCTGTCATCCTTTCCTGTCTCCCCCGCCGTCCTCTCCACCCAGGTCGACGCCGTGTACAATCACTTTCACGCCTACTACACCGCCCTCGACCAGGCCGCGGCCGCAGACGTCGCCCAGTGCCTCTACCCGGAGTGGCGCAACTCCCTTGAGAAACCCTTCCTCTGGCTGGGCGACCTCCACCCTTACCTCTTCACCAACCTCCTCCGGTCGTTTCTTGAAGATCAAGAATCATCCCAAGACGAAAACGACGACTTCGGATACGACGTCACCTCCGTGAAGGAGTCCCTCTACACGTCGTGGCACGTGGCGGCGGCGTGGAGGAGCCCGTCGAAGGCTCTGACCGCGAGGATCGATCAGATTGCATGCGGGTTGCGTCTAATGGTGCCGGCCCTTGCGGCGCGCGCGCGGCACGCGCAAGCGAAGCTGGTCAGGAACGTAGGAGCCGAATGGGGGAGAAAGGAAGGGGTACTAAAGGCGGCGGTGGCGGAGGCGGTGGCGGCAGAGATGGAGGAGCTGGTGGGAGTGGTGGTGGACGCCAACAGGCTGCGGAGGAGCGTTCTGGCCGACGTTCTGAGCGTGACGAGTGTATATCAAGCGGCGTCGTTCCTGGAAGCAGTGGCCCAATTCTTGGTTGGGTTTCGGGATGAGAAATTGCTCAGAGAATTTGATAAGTGCGAAAAGGCTATCACTTAA